The following are encoded together in the Pectinophora gossypiella chromosome 14, ilPecGoss1.1, whole genome shotgun sequence genome:
- the LOC126372664 gene encoding dipeptidase 1-like, whose product MSSAVPRAAVPEGMTFPGPLPDVAERCGRWAPDSLSASASGSSDEKPLPRRPRWRIALAALVVLAALGAALALPLALGGGGRATPEQRLTTIRRMLRDSPLVDGHNDLAWNVRKFLHNKIGEFNLSAGLEGLEPWAKSRWSHTDIPRLRLGQVGAQFWSAYVPCGARDRDAVQLALEQMDVIKRIVEMNAAHLALVTDAAELLDAHRDGRIASLIGVEGGHALGDSLAVLRAFYQLGARYLTVTHTCDTRWARAAGTSGGLTEFGRAVVREMNRLGMIVDLSHAGEETARDALETSQAPVVFSHSGAAALCNSSRNVPDELLRMIAANGGVVMINFYAKLVTCGERATVEDVVAHINHVRRVAGVEHVGLGAGYDGIDAPPEGLEDVSRYPHLLAELLRDPDWSEEDVRKLAGMNVVRVLQHVERVRDQWRRAAVLPGEETAGARRGECAYGPA is encoded by the exons ATGAGCAGCGCAGTTCCACGA GCGGCAGTACCAGAGGGGATGACGTTCCCCGGGCCTTTGCCGGACGTGGCGGAGCGCTGCGGGCGGTGGGCGCCGGACTCGTTGTCGGCGTCGGCGTCGGGCAGCTCCGACGAGAAACCGCTACCGCGCCGGCCGCGCTGGCGCATCGCGCTCGCTGCGCTCGTCGTGCTGGCCGCGCTGGGCGCCGCGCTGGCGCTGCCGCTGGCGCTCGGTGGCGGCGGCCGCGCTACGCCCGAGCAGCGGCTAACTACCATACGCCGCATGCTGCGCGACTCCCCTTTAGTCGATGGCCACAACGATTTAGCCTGGAACGTCCGGAAATTTCTTCACAATAAAATCGGTGAATTTAACTTGAGCGCTGGTCTCGAAGGTCTCGAGCCGTGGGCGAAGTCGCGCTGGTCGCACACTGATATCCCACGGCTGAGGCTCGGACAGGTCGGCGCGCAGTTCTGGTCGGCGTATGTTCCGTGTGGCGCCCGTGATCGCGATGCAGTGCAGCTCGCTCTTGAGCAAATGGACGTTATTAAGCGTATAGTAGAGATGAATGCGGCTCACCTCGCATTGGTGACGGATGCGGCGGAACTACTGGATGCGCACCGTGATGGACGCATTGCGTCGTTAATAGGCGTAGAAGGAGGACATGCACTCGGTGATTCCCTTGCGGTGCTGCGAGCTTTTTATCAGCTCGGCGCGCGTTACCTCACGGTCACGCACACCTGTGACACCCGGTGGGCGCGCGCCGCCGGCACAAGCGGCGGACTCACAGAGTTTGGTCGCGCCGTGGTACGAGAAATGAACCGCCTCGGTATGATCGTCGATCTTTCACATGCAGGCGAAGAAACGGCAAGAGATGCTTTAGAAACATCACAAGCGCCTGTGGTGTTCTCACATTCCGGAGCAGCAGCCTTGTGCAATTCGAGTAGAAACGTACCGGACGAGCTCCTCCGTATGATAGCTGCAAATGGGGGCGTAGTGATGATCAATTTCTATGCTAAGTTAGTGACATGCGGGGAACGAGCCACTGTGGAGGACGTAGTGGCGCACATCAACCATGTGCGGCGCGTGGCCGGCGTCGAACATGTGGGGCTGGGCGCAGGCTATGACGGCATCGACGCACCGCCGGAGGGGTTGGAGGACGTATCGCGCTATCCGCACCTGTTGGCGGAGCTGCTGCGCGACCCGGACTGGAGCGAGGAGGACGTGCGCAAGCTGGCCGGCATGAACGTGGTGCGCGTGCTGCAGCACGTGGAGCGCGTGCGCGACCAGTGGCGGCGCGCAGCCGTGCTGCCGGGCGAGGAGACGGCGGGCGCGCGCCGCGGCGAGTGCGCGTACGGGCCCGCGTGA